The Aedes albopictus strain Foshan chromosome 1, AalbF5, whole genome shotgun sequence genomic interval ttgaggcaacggagagagtcatgacactcacatgagcggtatccaagtcaggatgattgtagcaaaacaagggtgaccgggtgactatgatgggattctgtcttttctggtgttagcgactgtagagagagcgaatcagaaaccgcagagacagggtgatacaagtttggtgtttatcagcttttttgtgacttgtacgctgatgcttcgcgacacagAAGTCACACGGTCTGTATACCATCAATCAGGTCAGTATCGCAGCCAGACGTAAGTTCGCGAACCTGGAGATCAATGAACGGGCATCCACTACTACTAAAACTAGACAGCGTAGCAGATTTCATCGGACGTGTACATACATACAGGCTGCCCCGTTGGAAGTTCAGCATCCATCAACGTTGTTAACGCATCAGATGACGACATGTGTTTAATTGCTGAATTCGAAAGTACCGTTACTTTTACCGACGCGACGTCGTCGTGAAGCAAAGAAGATGTTACGTCACAAACGTGTACAATCTCGCTTTGTTCGGCCTTGAATGGATCGAGCTTTTCTGATTGTTGAACATTCTGTTCAATGCAATCAAGTCTAAAAATTTAGAAGAGCAACTTTTTCATGAAGCAAATCAAGTACCTTGGACTAATCGCTGATGAAGACTCTCTAAAGGTATCCTCGTAAAAGCCTAGAAACTATCACTAAAGGAAACCCTCGAAgtgttcctgtaagaatttctgaagggaatccctggagaaattcttgataaattGCTTGTaggtatttccggggaactctcaAGTATTtgtattcttgaaaaatcctggaattcaccggaaagaattcctggacgaatagctgggattagaggttccaacccgggatatcccgggacaaaaaatcccgggatcttgaaaaattcgggatttcccgaatcccgggataaaatttttcactgtcccgaaaatcccgggaatcccgggacaCACATTTCTTACATATTTTGTCCAcgttgatttggatttggagagTCTATGAAACGTATTCGAAGAGTCGTTAAATTTTATCGCGCACTGCTTCAAAAAACGatcacgaaaatgttacataaaccacTTCAACTGTGTGTGGAACTATGCTGGAGCATTTTCACGGTTTCAATTGCATCAAAGAGACACTTTCGGAAATAGACCTTTCAGATCTTATGTTGGACAGTGATTTCGAGGTTGCAAAAACCTACAGGAAGCTCTACAGCCAATCAGATTCACTTCGGAAGCTttgggaagacgagatgctaCTTTACAGTCTGCGGTAAGCAGCatgagtttcttgtattcgaagcttaAGAAAAGTAACTACAAAGTTGGATACGACCTATTTCATGCAATCACGAAAAGAATCAACGAACGGCGCCAAAAGTAAATAATAACAGCGCTGAATTTTCTTCGACGTCTTCCGTTTTCAACGCAAGTGGCAGCAAAACTGGAAAGCTCATCGAAAACGCACACGCTTAAGTTCATCGAGGAAGTGGGAGTTCGATTGTTGCAAGACTgataatgatgctgccgagttAAATGCTGGATTGTCCTGTATGCATGACACCATCGAGCATGCGTGATGAACTGGAATCGGCATTTAAGGAGTATACGTCCCAGACTGATTCGGCAATGATTCAAAAGTAAATGCAAAAGAGCTCTCACTGGTAAGTTGAGCCCGAATCTTAAAATAATTTTCGGCAGCTCAAAATCAATTAAACCGACGCCAACCGATAGCGAGCGCACCTTTTCGAACTCCGAAAATATCTGATCTAAAAAGTGAACCTCACTGTCCGATGAAATCATTTATAACATTTGCTTCTTAAAGTCGTATTTtcagagaacgaattcaaattgattAGACCAGAAACTTGATTTGAACCATtgcttatttttttattgatgaaTAAAACATATTCCAAACCACAAAATTGCGTTTTTAAGCACATTGGAAAtgtttcccgggatcccgggatttcccgggacaagaaacaaattttatcccgaatcccgggacaagcaaattggtcgggaaatggaacctctagcTGGGATGTATtaaaaaagaaatgtctggaaaaatttaagaaagaattcccagacgaattcGTGGtacattttctagagaaattccgggaggaaacccCGGGAGAACTCCGAAAGTGTCTTCTCTGggtaaattattgaagaatttcttggagaaatgtctgaaagcgcttctagcatgtgagtacttatatatttaaagtaagtcacagtgactgtgaCAGAATCACAGAatttattcctgaaagaattacaggacgaatttctgaaaaaaacttcttTGCAGGAGCTACAaggggtattcttggaggaatttatagatggattcctgaataaatttgtggattaactccttaaagatttctcggaggtaattgtgaaaaaatcccataatgacttcttggagaatttcctaacTCATATctattagttatttatgtaacgagttgcaaaataatgatttttacagcatgagtcgtacatttatccaacgaggcttgccaagtttctgaataaatctctctATTTCCtggtattcctagatgaattcctagacaaatttctggtgaaatttttggataaattcctggaggaatctctagaaaaattcttggagaaatctctggaagaattctggaaaaatccctgaagcaattcctagagcctagaggaatctcctctggaggaaaccctggaggaacttctgaacaaattccgggcGGAATCACTGGAGAGATTTCTGCGGCattttctgaaagcattcctgaagaaattcctggagaaatcgctagaggaattcttggaggactccctggtggaatttatgaaggaatagctggaggaatttgtgaaggaataactggaggatttccaggaggtattcctggagaaattcctggacgaatgcgtggagcaatccctggacgaattcttagacacattctggtggaatttctagaggaattcttggaaagacctctggaggagttcccggagtgatccatagatgaattcctagagaaatccctggaggaattcctggaggaataggacagatcggcgaagtactagatgtgtagtaatgagttgaattttagtatggtgagaaggtcaattctccgtttctgccatgaaatggtgcaaaaagcatgggtattatgattccttgcctaatttgatgttgtttgagcaaaactttgggcaactgtGTTgtagttttctccatttcttgcaacataaacatcatagttatccaaagttttgctcaaacagcatcaggcaaggcaaggaatcataatacccacgctttttgcgccatttcattgccagggatggcattcaccatttgcaaagagttacattcacttgctactatctcagttcataagcatgctatcaaaaaataatgtatggatgacttttaccttgtagttttatctgaaagtttgctgaatatcataagggtcgcacacgcatgcttaactcgtgagcgagctgtgaaagcaactctccacgccgtgaatgtaatttacattcacggcgtggagagttgctttcacagctcgctcacgagttaagcatgcgtgtgcgacccttattctattcggcaaattttcagataaaactacaaggtaaaagtcatccatacattgttttttgatagcatgcttatgaactgagatagtagcaagtgaatgtaactctttgcaaatggtgaatgccatccctgttcATTGCACAAACGGAGAATCGGCCTTCTCACCATatacaaattcagctcattactacaaatctagtactacaccgaacgtgccccattcctaaaggaattcctgcacgaatacctggaggaaaccctggagaaattccaggagcaattattggaggactccctggagaaattcctggatgaattcctgaaccgagataaattcttggaagaacccctgggggaattcttggaaaaatcccagcaggaattcctggaggattccctgatgcaatttctggaggaacctctggaggaatttctggacaaattcctggcggaatctcagaaggaactccttgagaaatctctagaattcctagaattcctggggaaattccgtagaactatcccaggaagaatttctggaggaatgcctcaatgaattcctggaggaatctctagagggattctggaaggaatccctgaagaaatttctgatgaaattcctagagaaattacgagaagaattcccagaagaatttctggaatcatttgaggagttcctgaaggaatctgtggaagaatcattagaagaatccttgaaggaattcgtgataaattcctggaggaacccccggaggaGAAAGTCCTgaataaattcgtggaggaaaccctgaaagcattcccgacggaatccctaaaaatttctgaaggaattcctgaagaattttattaaccttcacgtacccgacccccgacaactcattttcatactgctggcattttgtcaattttcatcagatttttttaagTCGCCATCAATCGATCatgaattggtgctagtttattatactcaagtgcccatgcaatatccggaaccattccgacgatattccggattgtgctggggcagggggttgccaaaatggctaaaagtgattatttcgtgtgtcatTGTGTTTGAactatcgattttcagcgaaatttgtattgcgaacagtgaaacacaactgcgatgaccgcccatccggatccccgtgacaggttccacggggcTCATTGAGGACACATccggttttcaacctaaacatgccgtgcgacatatcaatcatcatgatttcgaatgactgagtcagaaccgatagactgaagtctgtatcaactaatatggccaccccggaacatctagcacaggttccacgggggtgtcatcggggacatttctggtatgcaagcaaaacataccgtgcgacgtatcaatctacgtgatttcgagagaatggggcagaaaaaatgaCTTAActatgtatcaactgatgtggccgctccggaacacctggaacaggttccgcgggggcctctcaaacacaataacacaggaAATAATCACTTTCAGGTATTTGGCAAAACAAACCCCACTCCCACCTCTTAACCCCAGAATatttccggaatggttccggatattacatgaccacttcagtataataaactagcaccaattcatGATCGGTTGAGAGCGACTTCAatgaaatcggatgaaaattggcgaaatgccagcattATGAAAATGAGTTGttaggggtcgggtacgtgaaggttaaagtcCAAATATTTCCAAACGAATGTTGGCCAATTTTGCATGATGTAATTTATGTACATTTAGTGTTCATATCTATCCACCTTTTAAAGCGTTCTTGCAAATCATCGTGtttgtgtttttgttttcgtaGCATACAGGAAGCATTTCTGATAGTCGATGGTGAAATAGAAGCTTTCTTGAAGCTACGGTCCTAAGGATAGATTACGTATCTGTGAGCTCATTCCATGCTTTGACCTATTCTTTCCCACAACTTCGAGCGACTATTTCGAAGTCAAAAGAATGTTTCTGTAAAAAAGTGATGTTATTTAACCATCATAAAcaatggggcccatatagccgaggcggtaaacgcacgggtattcagcatgaccatgctgagggtgacgggttcgattcccggtcggtccaggatcttttcgaaaaggaaatttccttgacttccttgggcatagagtatcttcgtgcctgccacacgatatacgcatgcaaaatggtcattggcagaggaagctctcagttaataactgtggaagtgctcatagaacactaagctgagaagcaggctttgtcccaatgaggacgttacgccaagaagagagagagaaacaaTGCAAATGTAGAAGATATTGTATTGAAATCTTCTTCAAAACTCCCCCCGTGTACCTTACTACTATATGGCAGATCTTTTCTTACCTCGATTTACATGCATGATTGAAAAGAAACACCAGAATTGTTATTAGCTATGAAACTCGGGAAGATAATGGGCCATACGCTGGGAATCTCCGCCACAATCTTTGGCTTGAAGCATTTGTTTTGATCAATTCGTTCACCAACCCACCAGACACCTCCACTTCCCATGCTATAGGGAGACACACATTTCAGCCACAGCCAGCGCTTTGTATTGGTGGAATCCAGCAGCTCCAGCAGCGCTATCTTTATTGTTGCTTCTCAGTTCTCAGTGTCCCGTATGCCGGTCACGCAAACTCAGTTGACACCGTGCAACGCAAGCCGCCTTCAGTTGAAGTTTGATTCCGTCGCGCATCAGTCGCTCGCCATATAGCCGGTCGTCATCGCAGACTGTTTTGTGGACGCTAAGTGTTAATTGGCCTGAGTGCCCTTGGAAGCAATTCGCAGGCATCATCATGGTGCCTCTGTTGATACTGATATCGCTGGTGACCACCACCCTGATATGGGCTCTGAGCCACATCGTGAAGAATATGCTCCTGGTTCGGGAGCTGCAACGCAAGCTGCCGAATTTCGCAACCATCCCGGCGAAGCCAGTGCTTGGGAATGCACACCTCTTCAAGCGAGATCCAACGCCACCGGGAATCTTCGCGACCTTTACCCGATTCCACGCCAGCTACGGTAACGATCTTATCGGTCAAGGTCTGTTTAATCAGCCCGTGCTGCAGGTGACCAGTGCACCTGTTGTCGAGCAGGTAATCCAAACGAGAACGATTAAAAAATCCATTATCTACGAGTTCATGCGACCCTGGCTGAAGGAGGGGCTGGTCACTTCTCTGGGGAAGAAGTGGGCCCAACGGAGACGGATCATTACGCCGGCGTTCCAtttcaaaattttggaagaatttctgggaatatTCAAGGAGAGGACCGAGGTTCTGGTGGACAAGCTGAAGGAGCAGGTGGGCAAGGGGGACGTCAACATCTACGAACACGTTACGCTGTGTACGCTGGATATCATTTCGGAATCGGCGATGGGAGTGAAGTTGAACGCCCAGGATGACCCCAATTCGTCGTACGTGCAAGCGGTGAAGGAGTGAGTATGACGCTAATTGGGGACAATGATGATGAAATTCGCAGCAAGTCccattttaaccctttgaagccggattttttctaagcgttattatagagtttttttttctaagtatttctgtagttttggtgttcaacagcataaaaagggtggaatatgatgcaaaatatttattttgcatcatcctaggtcatccaaactgttcttgagtttagatcccaaagtctacgggtgtaacagtaacttttttcattatacaaagctacgatttgtattctatcatgtccagtaagtcttctgaaagttcaatagacagtatcaggtccgtcgggatatcctaggtcgtccaaactgttcttgagttcagatccttaagtctacggatgtaacagtaacttctttcattatacaaagctacgatttgtattctatcatgtccagtaaattttctgaaagttcaataggcaGTATCTGGTCAGTCGgattattctaggtcatccaaactgttcttgagttcagatcctaaagtctacgggtgtaacagcaacttctttcattatacaaagctacgatttgtattctatcatgtccagtaaatcttctgaaagatcaaaggacattatcagatcagtcgggatatcctaggtcatccaaactgtttttgagttcagatcctcaagtctacggatgtaacagtaacttctatcattatacaaagctacgatttgtattctatcatgcccagtaagtcttctgaaagttcaataagcAGTATCAGaccagttgggatatcctaggtcatccaaactgttcttgattttagatcctaaagtctacgggtgtaacagtaacttttttcattatacaaagctacgatttgtattctatcatgtccagtaagttcctgaaaattcaatagacagtatcagatcagtcgggatatcctaggtcatccaaactattcttgagttcagatcctaaagtctacggatgtggcagtaacttctttcattatacaaagctacgatttgtattctatcatgtccagtaagtcttctgaaagttcaattaacaatatcagatcagtcgggatatccaagGTCATCCGAATTCTTCTTGAGTTTAgaccctaaagtctacgggtgtaacggtaacatctttcattatacaaagcttccatttatattctatcatgtccagtaaatcttctgaaggaCAAAAGACATtagcagatcagtcgggatatcctaagtcatccaaattgttcgtgAGTCTAGCTCCTAAAAACTACGGGTGTACCTATCATGtttagtaagtcttctgaaaatcagATCAGTAGGGATATACTTGGCCATCCAAACCGTTATCTATTATATCCTGATGACATGATCATGGCATTGATGACTTTGTAATGACATGTTACGGATCTGGGTGGATTAgactaggtaacgtaactttgtatagcacaaataatgactacaacgaatgcagattAAAAAAATGAGTTCCATAAAAAAATTGAACAAGCAAAGGTACAGAACTGcatttctacgcataattgtcccacgtTATATGAGAGTCTAGTCTTAAAATAATATAAGTAAATATGGTTCATTGTGTATCATTATTCAGTGTGACAGGATAGCATTGCAATTGTAGATATAATGTGGTGGCCTAAATAAGCATTTAACTATCATGTGACCCTTGGCTCTTGAGAGTGAAGAGATTCATGGATCATATATGGTTGGGCAGcgttactatctaaaacaaaATGTTACAGTGATTACTTTTATCAACTGAGCTACATAACAGTAAGGATgggccataatatcccaaaaatatataacaacgcttattgttcttcAAATTACTTTGGTAAATCAATTGGATTACGTAGCACTACTTAAcgaagtggcaaaagctattaccaCAAGTGAAGACCTGAagttatggtctccggagtagtgtggttgatctggaataactCAAAACTATCtttgaatgactcatgaaatgccagaggAATTACAGATCACAGTTAGATGTGTATTGTTTAAGTTCATTGTACGAAtagctactgttactgtcaagagctaaacttcgtgatagtttggacgaccctcaatgtcccaaaggatcatgataatatatagtagactttaggttggtccagtcaccgcggttgattatgcaaagttactcagtataacagatatggttgttgttacgagtatagatctgaagttctgaactccaaggtagtttggctaacctgtaatatccctatagtgtctctgaatgacttttaagatttcaaaagcttcatggatcccagcaatgctattatttatggcagaAAACATAAAGCTattattgtagatttgaaggacttcattatagaacaatttggacgaccctcaatatccTAAAGGTTTATAACAACCAAGTAgatttcagattgctccagtaaccgcggttgattatgcaacgttactcagtataacagatgtgGCTGTTGATGCGAGTGTTGGCCtgatgttctgaactccaaggtaatttggctgacctggaatatccctgtgtctataaatggcattgaaggtgtcaagagcttcacagatcccagcagattatgcaatgctattactaatggcgaaaacacataaaactttttttgtagatttgaaggccttCACTCTAGGATAGTTTGGAACACCTCGCCTCAAACGAATCAACGGCTAACTTTCCCTCGTTTCATTTCAGAATGTCCGACATCATCTTCCGACGACTCTTCAGCGTAATGCGAGATTTCAAAATTGTCTTCCTGATGAGCGAAGCGGCTGTACGTCAAAGGGAGGCATTGCAAACTTTGCACAAATTCACCGATTCCGTTATCCTTCAACGGAAGGCTCAACTGGACGATGAACAAGCACGGAAAGAATCGCAGCAAAAGCTCGAAGAGACCGACATCTACGGGAAGcgaaaaatgactttgttggagcTATTGCTGAACGTGTCCATCGAGGGCCACCCGCTGACCAACTCGGACATTCGCGAGGAAGTTGATACGTTTATGTTTGCCGGACACGACACCACAACTTCTTGCATCAGTTTCTCCGCTTATCACATTGCTCGGCATCCGGACGTACAGCAAAAGCTGTACGACGAAATGGTTCAGGTCATTGGGCAAGACTTCAAGAATGCCGAGCTGACCTACAGTACCCTGCAAGAGCTCAAATATTTGGAGATGACCATCAAGGAAACCCTACGAATCCATCCGTCCGTTCCGATCATTGGGCGGAAATCCGCCGGGGACATGAAGATCGATGGACAAACCATTCCAGCCGGTGTCGACATAGCGGTCCTAATCTACGCCATCCATCACAACCCGGAGGTTTTCCCGGAGCCGGACAAGTTCGACCCGGAACGGTTCAACGAGGAGAACAGTACCAAACGGCATCCGTTCAGCTACATTCCGTTCAGTGCGGGAGCGAGGAATTGCATCGGTCAGAAGTACGCGCTACTGGAGATTAAGGTTACGCTGGTTAAGTTGCTGGGCCACTATCGGCTGCTGGCGTGCGAGCCCGAAAATGAGGTTAAGATTAAGTCTGACATGACGCTGCGTCCCGTGAATGGAACGTTTGTGAAGATTGTACCACGATAGACTGTGTTTTAATAAAAATTATCACCAAATCATAATGATGACGAGCCAAAGAATTTCGTTAACGAACACTCCATGCTAATTATAAAGGTTAGGTTGAACCAGTAAAAACCAATACTGGAAGCATACGGAATTTCTGTTTCTGACTAAGTTGCTAATTCCTTTTACATGTGCTTGAAACGTGATTCAAAATAATACCATTGGCATACGTTAGTAATTACTAAGATCACAGAAAAACAGACCTAACACGGACGAAGTTGCAATCGACCATATTTCATATTACCGATTTTTATATTTGAAAAACACAATAGCTTCTGATGGATTATGGATACTTCAGAAATGCCTCAAAAGTATTtgtaggggaattcctggaaacaaatttgatttgtttagaaactttaaaaaatttcaattgagatacataggggaacttacgcattttcggcagttttgttctcttcgtcatggagggttttttgaaacctgttcagCTCAAAGTTAGAcccaaatccttcccaatcaagctgagttatatgcccaaatttcaggcaatttggcctacattaaccccccatgacgaagagaacaaacctgccaataatacccatcgtcaccctatattgTATCCGTTACCGAAATCTTGGAGGATTGCAAAATTTCCCCGTGTTCTTAACATAACAATTCaacagaaaattcctaaaggagttttgtcagaaactttttcaaggattttcgcCAAAAACTTCATTCAATGCTTCTAACTTTCATAAAAAAATTCAGGCGCTttgaaagaaatcccttgagagttttagagaggaattttaggaaaatttttTGCACCCTGAATAGtagggaattcctaaatgaattgcaGTTCCTTCCAATTTAtcaaatagggtaagtgtaccaattatggctatagtaccagttattcgccatagttaattttcaccctttaacgatgtaaatcaacaagaaaaattttgtgaacaacagatctcgttcacaaaagatagtcgcacttaTTTAATtgccacattttcctcaaatcatggtacaaataaatcattttccctaaaatttcggcttccttgcaccctttttcgccatagtgtaccagttatggctaaccccataaagattgcatgcaaatagtgcgaaaaggaaccgaagttaaaaaatgtaaccataactggtacagagttcctatcattggcacacgctgtaatcaatactaaaagtagttttggctccgtttctatatttttcttgtaaagtatggaaactaagctgtctttcaactttttgatgaaattcgttggtcttctcgttatttttgtataaatagctttccttaggtagtgccataattggtacacgcaccctagatATTATAAATGATTCCCGATAAAACCAGTAATAAAAATAAGTAAGTGTATCGACTCCGATCAACTTGCAGTATGACAGAATAAATTTAGATTACCCTTAGAATAAATTTGATCAAACTCAGAAGTTCAACAGTACATGTTGAACGGTCTGAATAGTGTGTGGAGTGGTTAATATTCCGGCATGAAGTAGTCTGAAAGTAGGTAGCTAAAATGTGAAAATGCATTTGATGCAAAATATTGCTTCACCTCAATGTTATTACAGTGGACGACAGTAGCAAAGTTAACAAAATCAATCAATCGGAAAATTAGAGCTATGAAGCATCCAAACCTGAGATTGAAACCTCGTATCATCGAGGTAGCGTGACAGTCACTATATTTACAGCAGTGTGGGGAAtagaaaataatgaaaattagCTACTGGAATATCTAACCAAAAATACGGGTAAGACTAGTAAAAATTGAAGCTTTCGACAGCCTTTATGTTTTCAAAAGTAAATAAACAATTTTTCGCATCTAGTGATGTCGGCACTCAAGTGATCTGAAATAAAAATGAGATGTTTCTACTTAAAATGTTTCAACAGTTCACGAAGTTTGATGGAAAATATCGCGTATTTTCGCTTCCCCGAATCGAATGATATCTGAAAAGAACATTAATTTGTTATCTTTACAGTTACAATACTCCTCATATTCAAGCCCTCTAGAACAGTCTAGTTCAATTGGTCGCCTAAAGAGAGGTTAtattttgtgaaatcccatttggcgctgtccataaactacgtactcATTTTTGGCAAATCGAAGACCTTAAACATATTTCTTTGGCTCTAAGTTTTGCCACTCCCACCAAAGTAAAGTTTGCCATCCACAGGGGGTTTTCATATCGTGCACCATGGTGCACTTAGGATCTGCAAAGAGACTCATTGATTGTCTCAcaaaaattgaatgatttttttttattcggcatGCACAGTGAGTTGCGGAAAAAgcctgtgcttcacacaatctcaagtgctggTCTCCCGTTTTTGCCGAGaaacagagacgtatgagtgagagctttcgtaagtgtgcgagagacaaatcgcagcactagcACTACGGAGAGGGTGCTTGGCACTGTGCTTGTCACAGTGCATTTGTTTGATACTTTCAATATGgagaaaaaaaaccttcaataaattaattagagagtttgtgttttcggcaaagttgttaggcttaTCAAGGACTTACAGGCGATGgatcgtttgattcaaaatttcaccaatcttGCGTAGAATCAAACACAGTGCCAAACACAGAGACAAGCACAGAGAGAGTGCTTACCATTAGGTTATTATATATCGCAAGGTTGAGTATGACGTTT includes:
- the LOC115264437 gene encoding probable cytochrome P450 4d14 — protein: MVPLLILISLVTTTLIWALSHIVKNMLLVRELQRKLPNFATIPAKPVLGNAHLFKRDPTPPGIFATFTRFHASYGNDLIGQGLFNQPVLQVTSAPVVEQVIQTRTIKKSIIYEFMRPWLKEGLVTSLGKKWAQRRRIITPAFHFKILEEFLGIFKERTEVLVDKLKEQVGKGDVNIYEHVTLCTLDIISESAMGVKLNAQDDPNSSYVQAVKEMSDIIFRRLFSVMRDFKIVFLMSEAAVRQREALQTLHKFTDSVILQRKAQLDDEQARKESQQKLEETDIYGKRKMTLLELLLNVSIEGHPLTNSDIREEVDTFMFAGHDTTTSCISFSAYHIARHPDVQQKLYDEMVQVIGQDFKNAELTYSTLQELKYLEMTIKETLRIHPSVPIIGRKSAGDMKIDGQTIPAGVDIAVLIYAIHHNPEVFPEPDKFDPERFNEENSTKRHPFSYIPFSAGARNCIGQKYALLEIKVTLVKLLGHYRLLACEPENEVKIKSDMTLRPVNGTFVKIVPR